A genomic stretch from Malus domestica chromosome 15, GDT2T_hap1 includes:
- the LOC103416370 gene encoding uncharacterized protein isoform X3 encodes MGNCASEPKTKGDDAAAVPAPEPRKGSVQAEEVNAEQLQEENKAEQNTDDGHNKQPSLGALLKEEEEKRAEVAAKLEEEKIAEVAERPEEEKIAEVAAKIEEAEEKPKTTEKNEETAVELEKSPEVAAPAAVTQEDKKSDIEEKKAEEVKETKPEETTTTKTEETKETKPEVKDQI; translated from the exons ATGGGTAATTGTGCTAGTGAACCAAAGACCAAGGGTGATGATGCTGCCGCAGTCCCAGCACCGGAGCCCAGGAAGGGGTCGGTTCAGGCCGAGGAGGTGAACGCTGAGCAGCTGCAGGAAGAAAACAAGGCTGAACAAAATACCGATGATGGTCATAACAAACAACCCTCTCTCGGGGCCTTGCTCAAGGAG gaagaagagaagagagCCGAAGTTGCGGCAAAGCTAGAAGAAGAGAAGATAGCTGAAGTTGCGGAAAGGCCAGAAGAAGAGAAGATAGCTGAAGTTGCGGCAAAGATAGAAGAAGCAGAAGAAAAGCCAAAGACCACTGAGAAGAATGAGGAGACAGCGGTTGAGCTCGAGAAATCAC CTGAAGTAGCAGCACCAGCTGCAGTTACCCAAGAAGACAAGAAATCTGATATTGAGGAGAAGAAAGCCGAAGAGGTAAAGGAGACAAAACCAGAAGAGACCACGACGACAAAAACAGAAGAGACCAAGGAGACAAAACCTGAAGTGAAAGACCAAATATGA
- the LOC103416370 gene encoding uncharacterized protein isoform X1 codes for MGNCASEPKTKGDDAAAVPAPEPRKGSVQAEEVNAEQLQEENKAEQNTDDGHNKQPSLGALLKEEEEKRAEVAAKLEEEKIAEVAERPEEEKIAEVAAKIEEAEEKPKTTEKNEETAVELEKSPEAAAPAAVTQEDKKCDIEEKREEIAVELEKSPEVAAPAAVTQEDKKSDIEEKKAEEVKETKPEETTTTKTEETKETKPEVKDQI; via the exons ATGGGTAATTGTGCTAGTGAACCAAAGACCAAGGGTGATGATGCTGCCGCAGTCCCAGCACCGGAGCCCAGGAAGGGGTCGGTTCAGGCCGAGGAGGTGAACGCTGAGCAGCTGCAGGAAGAAAACAAGGCTGAACAAAATACCGATGATGGTCATAACAAACAACCCTCTCTCGGGGCCTTGCTCAAGGAG gaagaagagaagagagCCGAAGTTGCGGCAAAGCTAGAAGAAGAGAAGATAGCTGAAGTTGCGGAAAGGCCAGAAGAAGAGAAGATAGCTGAAGTTGCGGCAAAGATAGAAGAAGCAGAAGAAAAGCCAAAGACCACTGAGAAGAATGAGGAGACAGCGGTTGAGCTCGAGAAATCACCTGAAGCAGCAGCACCAGCTGCAGTTACCCAAGAAGACAAGAAATGTGATATtgaggagaagagagaggagatAGCGGTTGAGCTCGAGAAATCACCTGAAGTAGCAGCACCAGCTGCAGTTACCCAAGAAGACAAGAAATCTGATATTGAGGAGAAGAAAGCCGAAGAGGTAAAGGAGACAAAACCAGAAGAGACCACGACGACAAAAACAGAAGAGACCAAGGAGACAAAACCTGAAGTGAAAGACCAAATATGA
- the LOC103402354 gene encoding uncharacterized protein codes for MGGCMSSSVPAWAKGKTRKSSKQKSTGKTVDIPEIDEHSRNEVGKGDFEENGGLKDQHDAMDENGSLPLSQTGLLEEKDGEFAAHNITLDGCTRVLDTISEGSGKSDATNGPQKASPIKEIEPVDGGDKILLEEDQVVVKN; via the exons ATGGGGGGTTGTATGAGTAGCTCTGTGCCGGCATGGGCAAAGGGAAAAACTAGAAAATCATCGAAGCAGAAATCAACTGGTAAAACGGTGGATATTCCCGAAATTGATGAACACAGCAGGAATGAGGTGGGAAAAGGAGATTTTGAAGAAAATGGAGGCCTTAAGGATCAGCATGATGCTATGGATGAAAATGGCTCTCTGCCCCTGTCTCAGACAGGTTTGCTTGAGGAGAAG GATGGTGAATTTGCAGCACATAACATAACCCTAGATGGTTGTACAAGGGTGCTGGATACGATATCAGAAGGATCTGGAAAGTCTGATGCGACTAATGGGCCTCAAAAAGCATCGCCGATAAAGGAGATTGAGCCAGTTGATGGTGGAGATAAGATTTTGCTCGAGGAAGATCAAGTGGTTGTGAAGAACTAA
- the LOC103416370 gene encoding cytosolic calcium-binding protein 2-like isoform X2, whose product MGNCASEPKTKGDDAAAVPAPEPRKGSVQAEEVNAEQLQEENKAEQNTDDGHNKQPSLGALLKEEEEKRAEVAAKIEEAEEKPKTTEKNEETAVELEKSPEAAAPAAVTQEDKKCDIEEKREEIAVELEKSPEVAAPAAVTQEDKKSDIEEKKAEEVKETKPEETTTTKTEETKETKPEVKDQI is encoded by the exons ATGGGTAATTGTGCTAGTGAACCAAAGACCAAGGGTGATGATGCTGCCGCAGTCCCAGCACCGGAGCCCAGGAAGGGGTCGGTTCAGGCCGAGGAGGTGAACGCTGAGCAGCTGCAGGAAGAAAACAAGGCTGAACAAAATACCGATGATGGTCATAACAAACAACCCTCTCTCGGGGCCTTGCTCAAGGAG gaagaagagaagagagCCGAAGTTGCGGCAAAG ATAGAAGAAGCAGAAGAAAAGCCAAAGACCACTGAGAAGAATGAGGAGACAGCGGTTGAGCTCGAGAAATCACCTGAAGCAGCAGCACCAGCTGCAGTTACCCAAGAAGACAAGAAATGTGATATtgaggagaagagagaggagatAGCGGTTGAGCTCGAGAAATCACCTGAAGTAGCAGCACCAGCTGCAGTTACCCAAGAAGACAAGAAATCTGATATTGAGGAGAAGAAAGCCGAAGAGGTAAAGGAGACAAAACCAGAAGAGACCACGACGACAAAAACAGAAGAGACCAAGGAGACAAAACCTGAAGTGAAAGACCAAATATGA